The region AGTTGTTGTTCGGTTCCGGAACGGGGTCATACCCACCCGGATGCCAGGGTCCACATTTAAAGATCCTGGCTATGGCCATAATGCTGCCCTTGGCTGCGCCATGAACTGACAGCGCTTCCAGGGCATACGCACTGCAAGTCGGTTCAAACCGACAGGTTGAAACCATCTTAAGCGGCGAGACATATTTTTGGTAGAAGCGCACCGCCTTCACGAGCGGTTGTGCGCTAGGTCGCGCCTTGGGGATGGGTTCGCCGTCGGAATTTAGGTATTCCATACTTTGCGCAGCGCCTTGGTGATGTCTTTACGGAGTTGCTCACTCGAAGCGGTGGCGCTTGCCGGGAGCGCGCGGATGACGATGTCGGC is a window of Corynebacterium camporealensis DNA encoding:
- the yidD gene encoding membrane protein insertion efficiency factor YidD → MEYLNSDGEPIPKARPSAQPLVKAVRFYQKYVSPLKMVSTCRFEPTCSAYALEALSVHGAAKGSIMAIARIFKCGPWHPGGYDPVPEPNNN